In one window of Microtus pennsylvanicus isolate mMicPen1 chromosome 2, mMicPen1.hap1, whole genome shotgun sequence DNA:
- the Mrtfa gene encoding myocardin-related transcription factor A isoform X8 — MPPLKSPAAFHEQRRSLERARTEDYLKRKIRSRPERSELVRMHILEETSAEPSLQAKQLKLKRARLADDLNEKIAQRPGPMELVEKNILPVESSLKEAIIVGQVNYPKVADSSSFDEDSSDALSPEQPASHESQGSVPSPLEPRVNEPLPSATSTSPTQVLSQLPVGPDPGETLFLTEQPPLPPPLLPPSLTNGTTVPTAKPAPTLIKQSQPKSASEKSQRSKKAKELKPKVKKLKYHQYIPPDQKPDKGAPTMDSSYAKILQQQQLFLQLQILNQQQQQQQQHYNYQAILPAPPKPAGETPGSSAPTPSRSLSTSSSSSSGTPGPSGLARQNSTALAGKPGALPANLDDMKVAELKQELKLRSLPVSGTKTELIERLRAYQDQVSPAPGAPKAPATTSLLSKAGEASPLQILVKEEGARAASCCLSPGARTEVEGLDKDQMLQEKDKQIEELTRMLQQKQQLVELLRLQLEQQKRAQQPAPASSPVKRESSFSSCQLSSQPQGSACAFGPGLVAPTTSHGDTQAPAPGPVPVVVKQEAGPPEPDLAPAPQLLLGPQGTSFLKRVTPPTLVTDSTGTHLILTVTNKSADDPGLPTGSPRQPLSQPGSPAPDPPAQMDLEHPPQPSFAAPTSLLKKEPPGYEETVTQQPKQQENGSSSQQMDDLFDILIQSGEISAYFKEQPSLPGKEKPPPAAACGSLLTPQPSPSNELPQAAPPPGSPTLPGRLEDFLESSTGLPLLTSGHEGPEPLSLIDDLHSQMLSSSAILDHPPSPMDTSELHFASEPSSGMGLDLADGHLDSMDWLELSSGGPVLSLAPLSTAAPSLFSTDFLDGHDLQLHWDSCL, encoded by the exons CTTTGAAAAGTCCAGCTGCATTTCATGAGCAGAGAAGGAGTCTGGAACGGGCCAGG ACCGAGGACTATCTGAAACGGAAGATCCGTTCCCGGCCGGAGAGATCAGAACTGGTCAGAATGCACATTCTGGAAG AGACCTcggctgagccttctctccaggcgAAGCAGCTGAAGCTGAAGAGAGCCAGGCTGGCCGACGACCTCAATGAAAAGATCGCACAGAGGCCTGGCCCCATGGAGCTGGTGGAGAAGAACATCTTGCCTGTGGAGTCCAGCTTGAAGGAAGCCATTATTG TGGGCCAGGTGAATTACCCGAAGGTCGCAGACAGCTCCTCCTTTGACGAGGACAGCAGTGACGCCTTATCCCCTGAGCAGCCTGCCAGCCATGAGTCCCAGGGCTCAGTGCCATCACCCCTGGAGCCCCGAGTCAACGAGCCACTACCCAGTGCCACCTCCACATCACCCACTCAG GTTCTTTCTCAGCTCCCAGTGGGTCCGGATCCTGGAGAGACGCTTTTCCTGACAGAgcagcctcctctgcctccacctctgctgCCCCCCAGCCTCACCAATGGAACCACCGTCCCTACCGCCAAGCCTGCCCCCACACTCATTAAG CAAAGCCAACCGAAGTCTGCCAGCGAGAAGTCACAGCGCAGCAAGAAGGCCAAGGAGCTGAAGCCAAAGGTGAAGAAGCTCAAGTACCACCAGTACATCCCCCCGGACCAAAAGCCGGACAAGGGGGCGCCCACCATGGACTCCTCCTACGCCAAGatcctgcagcagcagcagctcttcCTGCAGCTGCAGATCCTcaaccagcagcagcagcaacagcagcagcactaCAACTACCAGGCCatcctgcctgcccctcccaa GCCAGCAGGCGAGACTCCCGGAAGCAGTGCCCCCACCCCATCACGCAGCCTTTCCACCAGCAGCAGTTCCAGCTCAGGCACCCCAGGGCCCAGTGGGCTGGCACGGCAGAACAGCACTGCACTGGCTGGCAAACCAGGAGCCCTGCCAGCCAACCTGGATGACATGAAG GTGGCAGAGCTGAAGCAGGAGTTGAAGTTGCGGTCACTGCCCGTCTCTGGCACCAAGACAGAGCTGATTGAGCGCCTGCGTGCCTACCAAGACCAAGTCAGCCCAGCTCCAGGAGCCCCCAAGGCCCCTGCCACCACCTCTCTCCTGTCCAAGGCTGGTGAG GCCTCCCCACTGCAGATCCTGGTGAAGGAGGAGGGTGCCCGTGCTGCGTCCTGCTGCCTGAGCCCTGGTGCACGGACTGAGGTGGAGGGACTGGACAAGGACCAGATGCTGCAGGAGAAGGACAAGCAAATTGAGGAGCTGACCCGAATGctccagcagaagcagcagctggttGAGCTGCTGCGGCTACAGCTGGAGCAGCAGAAGCGGGCGCAGCAGCCGGCCCCAGCCAGCAGCCCTGTGAAGCGAGAAAGTAGCTTCTCCAGTTGCCAGCTCAGCAGCCAGCCTCAGGGTTCTGCTTGTGCCTTTGGCCCTGGCCTGGTGGCTCCCACTACCAGTCATGGAGACACTCAAGCCCCAGCCCCAGGGCCTGTACCTGTGGTGGTGAAGCAGGAAGCCGGGCCGCCTGAGCCAGATCTGGCCCCTGCCCCCCAGCTGCTCTTGGGCCCACAGGGTACCAGCTTCCTCAAAAGGGTCACCCCTCCTACTCTGGTCACTGACTCTACAGGGACTCACCTCATCCTCACAGTGACCAATAAGAGTGCAGATGACCCTGGCCTGCCCACTGGGAGCCCCCGGCAG CCTCTGTCTCAGCCTGGTTCTCCAGCCCCTGACCCACCTGCCCAGATGGACCTGGAGCACCCGCCTCAGCCCTCATTTGCAGCCCCCACATCTCTGCTGAAGAAGGAGCCGCCTGGGTATGAGGAGACTGTGACTCAGCAGCCTAAGCAGCAG GAAAATGGCTCTTCCAGTCAGCAGATGGACGATCTGTTTGATATTCTTATTCAGAGTGGAG AGATTTCAGCATATTTCAAGGAGCAACCATCCCTACCAGGCAAGGAGAAGCCACCCCCAGCAGCAGCCTGTGGGTCCCTGCTGACACCACAGCCCTCGCCTTCGAATGAACTCCCTCAGGCTGCTCCTCCACCTGGCTCCCCCACTCTCCCGGGGCGCTTGGAGGACTTCCTGGAAAGCAGTACGGGGCTGCCCCTGCTGACTAGTGGGCACGAAGGACCAGAGCCCCTCTCCCTCATTGATGACCTCCATAGCCAGATGCTGAGCAGCTCTGCCATCCTGGACCACCCCCCATCACCCATGGACACCTCTGAATTGCACTTTGCTTCTGAGCCCAGCAGTGGTATGGGCCTGGACCTGGCTGATGGCCACCTGGACAGCATGGACTGGCTGGAGCTGTCATCTGGTGGCCCTGTGCTCAGCCTGGCTCCCCTCAGTACTGCAGCCCCCAGCCTCTTCTCCACGGACTTCCTGGATGGCCACGACTTGCAGCTCCACTGGGATTCCTGCTTGTAG
- the Mrtfa gene encoding myocardin-related transcription factor A isoform X5 — translation MAALRRAGMETGFLQCWPLESYISSTLEKTRICQPACRILPLSWIVLKPRKDSCSAICLTPYHSLREVLQLKLQQRRTREELVSQGIMPPLKSPAAFHEQRRSLERARTEDYLKRKIRSRPERSELVRMHILEETSAEPSLQAKQLKLKRARLADDLNEKIAQRPGPMELVEKNILPVESSLKEAIIVGQVNYPKVADSSSFDEDSSDALSPEQPASHESQGSVPSPLEPRVNEPLPSATSTSPTQVLSQLPVGPDPGETLFLTEQPPLPPPLLPPSLTNGTTVPTAKPAPTLIKQSQPKSASEKSQRSKKAKELKPKVKKLKYHQYIPPDQKPDKGAPTMDSSYAKILQQQQLFLQLQILNQQQQQQQQHYNYQAILPAPPKPAGETPGSSAPTPSRSLSTSSSSSSGTPGPSGLARQNSTALAGKPGALPANLDDMKVAELKQELKLRSLPVSGTKTELIERLRAYQDQVSPAPGAPKAPATTSLLSKAGEASPLQILVKEEGARAASCCLSPGARTEVEGLDKDQMLQEKDKQIEELTRMLQQKQQLVELLRLQLEQQKRAQQPAPASSPVKRESSFSSCQLSSQPQGSACAFGPGLVAPTTSHGDTQAPAPGPVPVVVKQEAGPPEPDLAPAPQLLLGPQGTSFLKRVTPPTLVTDSTGTHLILTVTNKSADDPGLPTGSPRQPLSQPGSPAPDPPAQMDLEHPPQPSFAAPTSLLKKEPPGYEETVTQQPKQQQENGSSSQQMDDLFDILIQSGEISAYFKEQPSLPGKEKPPPAAACGSLLTPQPSPSNELPQAAPPPGSPTLPGRLEDFLESSTGLPLLTSGHEGPEPLSLIDDLHSQMLSSSAILDHPPSPMDTSELHFASEPSSGMGLDLADGHLDSMDWLELSSGGPVLSLAPLSTAAPSLFSTDFLDGHDLQLHWDSCL, via the exons CTTTGAAAAGTCCAGCTGCATTTCATGAGCAGAGAAGGAGTCTGGAACGGGCCAGG ACCGAGGACTATCTGAAACGGAAGATCCGTTCCCGGCCGGAGAGATCAGAACTGGTCAGAATGCACATTCTGGAAG AGACCTcggctgagccttctctccaggcgAAGCAGCTGAAGCTGAAGAGAGCCAGGCTGGCCGACGACCTCAATGAAAAGATCGCACAGAGGCCTGGCCCCATGGAGCTGGTGGAGAAGAACATCTTGCCTGTGGAGTCCAGCTTGAAGGAAGCCATTATTG TGGGCCAGGTGAATTACCCGAAGGTCGCAGACAGCTCCTCCTTTGACGAGGACAGCAGTGACGCCTTATCCCCTGAGCAGCCTGCCAGCCATGAGTCCCAGGGCTCAGTGCCATCACCCCTGGAGCCCCGAGTCAACGAGCCACTACCCAGTGCCACCTCCACATCACCCACTCAG GTTCTTTCTCAGCTCCCAGTGGGTCCGGATCCTGGAGAGACGCTTTTCCTGACAGAgcagcctcctctgcctccacctctgctgCCCCCCAGCCTCACCAATGGAACCACCGTCCCTACCGCCAAGCCTGCCCCCACACTCATTAAG CAAAGCCAACCGAAGTCTGCCAGCGAGAAGTCACAGCGCAGCAAGAAGGCCAAGGAGCTGAAGCCAAAGGTGAAGAAGCTCAAGTACCACCAGTACATCCCCCCGGACCAAAAGCCGGACAAGGGGGCGCCCACCATGGACTCCTCCTACGCCAAGatcctgcagcagcagcagctcttcCTGCAGCTGCAGATCCTcaaccagcagcagcagcaacagcagcagcactaCAACTACCAGGCCatcctgcctgcccctcccaa GCCAGCAGGCGAGACTCCCGGAAGCAGTGCCCCCACCCCATCACGCAGCCTTTCCACCAGCAGCAGTTCCAGCTCAGGCACCCCAGGGCCCAGTGGGCTGGCACGGCAGAACAGCACTGCACTGGCTGGCAAACCAGGAGCCCTGCCAGCCAACCTGGATGACATGAAG GTGGCAGAGCTGAAGCAGGAGTTGAAGTTGCGGTCACTGCCCGTCTCTGGCACCAAGACAGAGCTGATTGAGCGCCTGCGTGCCTACCAAGACCAAGTCAGCCCAGCTCCAGGAGCCCCCAAGGCCCCTGCCACCACCTCTCTCCTGTCCAAGGCTGGTGAG GCCTCCCCACTGCAGATCCTGGTGAAGGAGGAGGGTGCCCGTGCTGCGTCCTGCTGCCTGAGCCCTGGTGCACGGACTGAGGTGGAGGGACTGGACAAGGACCAGATGCTGCAGGAGAAGGACAAGCAAATTGAGGAGCTGACCCGAATGctccagcagaagcagcagctggttGAGCTGCTGCGGCTACAGCTGGAGCAGCAGAAGCGGGCGCAGCAGCCGGCCCCAGCCAGCAGCCCTGTGAAGCGAGAAAGTAGCTTCTCCAGTTGCCAGCTCAGCAGCCAGCCTCAGGGTTCTGCTTGTGCCTTTGGCCCTGGCCTGGTGGCTCCCACTACCAGTCATGGAGACACTCAAGCCCCAGCCCCAGGGCCTGTACCTGTGGTGGTGAAGCAGGAAGCCGGGCCGCCTGAGCCAGATCTGGCCCCTGCCCCCCAGCTGCTCTTGGGCCCACAGGGTACCAGCTTCCTCAAAAGGGTCACCCCTCCTACTCTGGTCACTGACTCTACAGGGACTCACCTCATCCTCACAGTGACCAATAAGAGTGCAGATGACCCTGGCCTGCCCACTGGGAGCCCCCGGCAG CCTCTGTCTCAGCCTGGTTCTCCAGCCCCTGACCCACCTGCCCAGATGGACCTGGAGCACCCGCCTCAGCCCTCATTTGCAGCCCCCACATCTCTGCTGAAGAAGGAGCCGCCTGGGTATGAGGAGACTGTGACTCAGCAGCCTAAGCAGCA gcaGGAAAATGGCTCTTCCAGTCAGCAGATGGACGATCTGTTTGATATTCTTATTCAGAGTGGAG AGATTTCAGCATATTTCAAGGAGCAACCATCCCTACCAGGCAAGGAGAAGCCACCCCCAGCAGCAGCCTGTGGGTCCCTGCTGACACCACAGCCCTCGCCTTCGAATGAACTCCCTCAGGCTGCTCCTCCACCTGGCTCCCCCACTCTCCCGGGGCGCTTGGAGGACTTCCTGGAAAGCAGTACGGGGCTGCCCCTGCTGACTAGTGGGCACGAAGGACCAGAGCCCCTCTCCCTCATTGATGACCTCCATAGCCAGATGCTGAGCAGCTCTGCCATCCTGGACCACCCCCCATCACCCATGGACACCTCTGAATTGCACTTTGCTTCTGAGCCCAGCAGTGGTATGGGCCTGGACCTGGCTGATGGCCACCTGGACAGCATGGACTGGCTGGAGCTGTCATCTGGTGGCCCTGTGCTCAGCCTGGCTCCCCTCAGTACTGCAGCCCCCAGCCTCTTCTCCACGGACTTCCTGGATGGCCACGACTTGCAGCTCCACTGGGATTCCTGCTTGTAG
- the Mrtfa gene encoding myocardin-related transcription factor A isoform X3, with protein sequence MTLLEPEMLMMAVQSVLQLKLQQRRTREELVSQGIMPPLKSPAAFHEQRRSLERARTEDYLKRKIRSRPERSELVRMHILEETSAEPSLQAKQLKLKRARLADDLNEKIAQRPGPMELVEKNILPVESSLKEAIIVGQVNYPKVADSSSFDEDSSDALSPEQPASHESQGSVPSPLEPRVNEPLPSATSTSPTQVLSQLPVGPDPGETLFLTEQPPLPPPLLPPSLTNGTTVPTAKPAPTLIKQSQPKSASEKSQRSKKAKELKPKVKKLKYHQYIPPDQKPDKGAPTMDSSYAKILQQQQLFLQLQILNQQQQQQQQHYNYQAILPAPPKPAGETPGSSAPTPSRSLSTSSSSSSGTPGPSGLARQNSTALAGKPGALPANLDDMKVAELKQELKLRSLPVSGTKTELIERLRAYQDQVSPAPGAPKAPATTSLLSKAGEVVVAFPAARLSTAPALVTAGLAPAEMVVATVTSNGMVKFGSTGSTPPVSPTPSERSLLSTGDENSTPGDAFGEMVTSPLTQLTLQASPLQILVKEEGARAASCCLSPGARTEVEGLDKDQMLQEKDKQIEELTRMLQQKQQLVELLRLQLEQQKRAQQPAPASSPVKRESSFSSCQLSSQPQGSACAFGPGLVAPTTSHGDTQAPAPGPVPVVVKQEAGPPEPDLAPAPQLLLGPQGTSFLKRVTPPTLVTDSTGTHLILTVTNKSADDPGLPTGSPRQPLSQPGSPAPDPPAQMDLEHPPQPSFAAPTSLLKKEPPGYEETVTQQPKQQQENGSSSQQMDDLFDILIQSGEISAYFKEQPSLPGKEKPPPAAACGSLLTPQPSPSNELPQAAPPPGSPTLPGRLEDFLESSTGLPLLTSGHEGPEPLSLIDDLHSQMLSSSAILDHPPSPMDTSELHFASEPSSGMGLDLADGHLDSMDWLELSSGGPVLSLAPLSTAAPSLFSTDFLDGHDLQLHWDSCL encoded by the exons CTTTGAAAAGTCCAGCTGCATTTCATGAGCAGAGAAGGAGTCTGGAACGGGCCAGG ACCGAGGACTATCTGAAACGGAAGATCCGTTCCCGGCCGGAGAGATCAGAACTGGTCAGAATGCACATTCTGGAAG AGACCTcggctgagccttctctccaggcgAAGCAGCTGAAGCTGAAGAGAGCCAGGCTGGCCGACGACCTCAATGAAAAGATCGCACAGAGGCCTGGCCCCATGGAGCTGGTGGAGAAGAACATCTTGCCTGTGGAGTCCAGCTTGAAGGAAGCCATTATTG TGGGCCAGGTGAATTACCCGAAGGTCGCAGACAGCTCCTCCTTTGACGAGGACAGCAGTGACGCCTTATCCCCTGAGCAGCCTGCCAGCCATGAGTCCCAGGGCTCAGTGCCATCACCCCTGGAGCCCCGAGTCAACGAGCCACTACCCAGTGCCACCTCCACATCACCCACTCAG GTTCTTTCTCAGCTCCCAGTGGGTCCGGATCCTGGAGAGACGCTTTTCCTGACAGAgcagcctcctctgcctccacctctgctgCCCCCCAGCCTCACCAATGGAACCACCGTCCCTACCGCCAAGCCTGCCCCCACACTCATTAAG CAAAGCCAACCGAAGTCTGCCAGCGAGAAGTCACAGCGCAGCAAGAAGGCCAAGGAGCTGAAGCCAAAGGTGAAGAAGCTCAAGTACCACCAGTACATCCCCCCGGACCAAAAGCCGGACAAGGGGGCGCCCACCATGGACTCCTCCTACGCCAAGatcctgcagcagcagcagctcttcCTGCAGCTGCAGATCCTcaaccagcagcagcagcaacagcagcagcactaCAACTACCAGGCCatcctgcctgcccctcccaa GCCAGCAGGCGAGACTCCCGGAAGCAGTGCCCCCACCCCATCACGCAGCCTTTCCACCAGCAGCAGTTCCAGCTCAGGCACCCCAGGGCCCAGTGGGCTGGCACGGCAGAACAGCACTGCACTGGCTGGCAAACCAGGAGCCCTGCCAGCCAACCTGGATGACATGAAG GTGGCAGAGCTGAAGCAGGAGTTGAAGTTGCGGTCACTGCCCGTCTCTGGCACCAAGACAGAGCTGATTGAGCGCCTGCGTGCCTACCAAGACCAAGTCAGCCCAGCTCCAGGAGCCCCCAAGGCCCCTGCCACCACCTCTCTCCTGTCCAAGGCTGGTGAGGTAGTGGTCGCCTTCCCTGCGGCCCGGCTGAGCACAGCGCCAGCTCTTGTAACAGCAGGCCTAGCACCAGCTGAGATGGTGGTGGCCACAGTAACCAGCAATGGCATGGTGAAGTTTGGCAGCACGGGCTCCACGCCCCCTGTGTCTCCCACCCCCTCAGAGCGGTCACTGCTCAGCACGGGTGATGAGAATTCCACACCGGGGGATGCCTTTGGTGAAATGGTGACATCGCCGCTGACACAGCTCACCCTGCAGGCCTCCCCACTGCAGATCCTGGTGAAGGAGGAGGGTGCCCGTGCTGCGTCCTGCTGCCTGAGCCCTGGTGCACGGACTGAGGTGGAGGGACTGGACAAGGACCAGATGCTGCAGGAGAAGGACAAGCAAATTGAGGAGCTGACCCGAATGctccagcagaagcagcagctggttGAGCTGCTGCGGCTACAGCTGGAGCAGCAGAAGCGGGCGCAGCAGCCGGCCCCAGCCAGCAGCCCTGTGAAGCGAGAAAGTAGCTTCTCCAGTTGCCAGCTCAGCAGCCAGCCTCAGGGTTCTGCTTGTGCCTTTGGCCCTGGCCTGGTGGCTCCCACTACCAGTCATGGAGACACTCAAGCCCCAGCCCCAGGGCCTGTACCTGTGGTGGTGAAGCAGGAAGCCGGGCCGCCTGAGCCAGATCTGGCCCCTGCCCCCCAGCTGCTCTTGGGCCCACAGGGTACCAGCTTCCTCAAAAGGGTCACCCCTCCTACTCTGGTCACTGACTCTACAGGGACTCACCTCATCCTCACAGTGACCAATAAGAGTGCAGATGACCCTGGCCTGCCCACTGGGAGCCCCCGGCAG CCTCTGTCTCAGCCTGGTTCTCCAGCCCCTGACCCACCTGCCCAGATGGACCTGGAGCACCCGCCTCAGCCCTCATTTGCAGCCCCCACATCTCTGCTGAAGAAGGAGCCGCCTGGGTATGAGGAGACTGTGACTCAGCAGCCTAAGCAGCA gcaGGAAAATGGCTCTTCCAGTCAGCAGATGGACGATCTGTTTGATATTCTTATTCAGAGTGGAG AGATTTCAGCATATTTCAAGGAGCAACCATCCCTACCAGGCAAGGAGAAGCCACCCCCAGCAGCAGCCTGTGGGTCCCTGCTGACACCACAGCCCTCGCCTTCGAATGAACTCCCTCAGGCTGCTCCTCCACCTGGCTCCCCCACTCTCCCGGGGCGCTTGGAGGACTTCCTGGAAAGCAGTACGGGGCTGCCCCTGCTGACTAGTGGGCACGAAGGACCAGAGCCCCTCTCCCTCATTGATGACCTCCATAGCCAGATGCTGAGCAGCTCTGCCATCCTGGACCACCCCCCATCACCCATGGACACCTCTGAATTGCACTTTGCTTCTGAGCCCAGCAGTGGTATGGGCCTGGACCTGGCTGATGGCCACCTGGACAGCATGGACTGGCTGGAGCTGTCATCTGGTGGCCCTGTGCTCAGCCTGGCTCCCCTCAGTACTGCAGCCCCCAGCCTCTTCTCCACGGACTTCCTGGATGGCCACGACTTGCAGCTCCACTGGGATTCCTGCTTGTAG
- the Mrtfa gene encoding myocardin-related transcription factor A isoform X6, whose protein sequence is MPPLKSPAAFHEQRRSLERARTEDYLKRKIRSRPERSELVRMHILEETSAEPSLQAKQLKLKRARLADDLNEKIAQRPGPMELVEKNILPVESSLKEAIIVGQVNYPKVADSSSFDEDSSDALSPEQPASHESQGSVPSPLEPRVNEPLPSATSTSPTQVLSQLPVGPDPGETLFLTEQPPLPPPLLPPSLTNGTTVPTAKPAPTLIKQSQPKSASEKSQRSKKAKELKPKVKKLKYHQYIPPDQKPDKGAPTMDSSYAKILQQQQLFLQLQILNQQQQQQQQHYNYQAILPAPPKPAGETPGSSAPTPSRSLSTSSSSSSGTPGPSGLARQNSTALAGKPGALPANLDDMKVAELKQELKLRSLPVSGTKTELIERLRAYQDQVSPAPGAPKAPATTSLLSKAGEVVVAFPAARLSTAPALVTAGLAPAEMVVATVTSNGMVKFGSTGSTPPVSPTPSERSLLSTGDENSTPGDAFGEMVTSPLTQLTLQASPLQILVKEEGARAASCCLSPGARTEVEGLDKDQMLQEKDKQIEELTRMLQQKQQLVELLRLQLEQQKRAQQPAPASSPVKRESSFSSCQLSSQPQGSACAFGPGLVAPTTSHGDTQAPAPGPVPVVVKQEAGPPEPDLAPAPQLLLGPQGTSFLKRVTPPTLVTDSTGTHLILTVTNKSADDPGLPTGSPRQPLSQPGSPAPDPPAQMDLEHPPQPSFAAPTSLLKKEPPGYEETVTQQPKQQQENGSSSQQMDDLFDILIQSGEISAYFKEQPSLPGKEKPPPAAACGSLLTPQPSPSNELPQAAPPPGSPTLPGRLEDFLESSTGLPLLTSGHEGPEPLSLIDDLHSQMLSSSAILDHPPSPMDTSELHFASEPSSGMGLDLADGHLDSMDWLELSSGGPVLSLAPLSTAAPSLFSTDFLDGHDLQLHWDSCL, encoded by the exons CTTTGAAAAGTCCAGCTGCATTTCATGAGCAGAGAAGGAGTCTGGAACGGGCCAGG ACCGAGGACTATCTGAAACGGAAGATCCGTTCCCGGCCGGAGAGATCAGAACTGGTCAGAATGCACATTCTGGAAG AGACCTcggctgagccttctctccaggcgAAGCAGCTGAAGCTGAAGAGAGCCAGGCTGGCCGACGACCTCAATGAAAAGATCGCACAGAGGCCTGGCCCCATGGAGCTGGTGGAGAAGAACATCTTGCCTGTGGAGTCCAGCTTGAAGGAAGCCATTATTG TGGGCCAGGTGAATTACCCGAAGGTCGCAGACAGCTCCTCCTTTGACGAGGACAGCAGTGACGCCTTATCCCCTGAGCAGCCTGCCAGCCATGAGTCCCAGGGCTCAGTGCCATCACCCCTGGAGCCCCGAGTCAACGAGCCACTACCCAGTGCCACCTCCACATCACCCACTCAG GTTCTTTCTCAGCTCCCAGTGGGTCCGGATCCTGGAGAGACGCTTTTCCTGACAGAgcagcctcctctgcctccacctctgctgCCCCCCAGCCTCACCAATGGAACCACCGTCCCTACCGCCAAGCCTGCCCCCACACTCATTAAG CAAAGCCAACCGAAGTCTGCCAGCGAGAAGTCACAGCGCAGCAAGAAGGCCAAGGAGCTGAAGCCAAAGGTGAAGAAGCTCAAGTACCACCAGTACATCCCCCCGGACCAAAAGCCGGACAAGGGGGCGCCCACCATGGACTCCTCCTACGCCAAGatcctgcagcagcagcagctcttcCTGCAGCTGCAGATCCTcaaccagcagcagcagcaacagcagcagcactaCAACTACCAGGCCatcctgcctgcccctcccaa GCCAGCAGGCGAGACTCCCGGAAGCAGTGCCCCCACCCCATCACGCAGCCTTTCCACCAGCAGCAGTTCCAGCTCAGGCACCCCAGGGCCCAGTGGGCTGGCACGGCAGAACAGCACTGCACTGGCTGGCAAACCAGGAGCCCTGCCAGCCAACCTGGATGACATGAAG GTGGCAGAGCTGAAGCAGGAGTTGAAGTTGCGGTCACTGCCCGTCTCTGGCACCAAGACAGAGCTGATTGAGCGCCTGCGTGCCTACCAAGACCAAGTCAGCCCAGCTCCAGGAGCCCCCAAGGCCCCTGCCACCACCTCTCTCCTGTCCAAGGCTGGTGAGGTAGTGGTCGCCTTCCCTGCGGCCCGGCTGAGCACAGCGCCAGCTCTTGTAACAGCAGGCCTAGCACCAGCTGAGATGGTGGTGGCCACAGTAACCAGCAATGGCATGGTGAAGTTTGGCAGCACGGGCTCCACGCCCCCTGTGTCTCCCACCCCCTCAGAGCGGTCACTGCTCAGCACGGGTGATGAGAATTCCACACCGGGGGATGCCTTTGGTGAAATGGTGACATCGCCGCTGACACAGCTCACCCTGCAGGCCTCCCCACTGCAGATCCTGGTGAAGGAGGAGGGTGCCCGTGCTGCGTCCTGCTGCCTGAGCCCTGGTGCACGGACTGAGGTGGAGGGACTGGACAAGGACCAGATGCTGCAGGAGAAGGACAAGCAAATTGAGGAGCTGACCCGAATGctccagcagaagcagcagctggttGAGCTGCTGCGGCTACAGCTGGAGCAGCAGAAGCGGGCGCAGCAGCCGGCCCCAGCCAGCAGCCCTGTGAAGCGAGAAAGTAGCTTCTCCAGTTGCCAGCTCAGCAGCCAGCCTCAGGGTTCTGCTTGTGCCTTTGGCCCTGGCCTGGTGGCTCCCACTACCAGTCATGGAGACACTCAAGCCCCAGCCCCAGGGCCTGTACCTGTGGTGGTGAAGCAGGAAGCCGGGCCGCCTGAGCCAGATCTGGCCCCTGCCCCCCAGCTGCTCTTGGGCCCACAGGGTACCAGCTTCCTCAAAAGGGTCACCCCTCCTACTCTGGTCACTGACTCTACAGGGACTCACCTCATCCTCACAGTGACCAATAAGAGTGCAGATGACCCTGGCCTGCCCACTGGGAGCCCCCGGCAG CCTCTGTCTCAGCCTGGTTCTCCAGCCCCTGACCCACCTGCCCAGATGGACCTGGAGCACCCGCCTCAGCCCTCATTTGCAGCCCCCACATCTCTGCTGAAGAAGGAGCCGCCTGGGTATGAGGAGACTGTGACTCAGCAGCCTAAGCAGCA gcaGGAAAATGGCTCTTCCAGTCAGCAGATGGACGATCTGTTTGATATTCTTATTCAGAGTGGAG AGATTTCAGCATATTTCAAGGAGCAACCATCCCTACCAGGCAAGGAGAAGCCACCCCCAGCAGCAGCCTGTGGGTCCCTGCTGACACCACAGCCCTCGCCTTCGAATGAACTCCCTCAGGCTGCTCCTCCACCTGGCTCCCCCACTCTCCCGGGGCGCTTGGAGGACTTCCTGGAAAGCAGTACGGGGCTGCCCCTGCTGACTAGTGGGCACGAAGGACCAGAGCCCCTCTCCCTCATTGATGACCTCCATAGCCAGATGCTGAGCAGCTCTGCCATCCTGGACCACCCCCCATCACCCATGGACACCTCTGAATTGCACTTTGCTTCTGAGCCCAGCAGTGGTATGGGCCTGGACCTGGCTGATGGCCACCTGGACAGCATGGACTGGCTGGAGCTGTCATCTGGTGGCCCTGTGCTCAGCCTGGCTCCCCTCAGTACTGCAGCCCCCAGCCTCTTCTCCACGGACTTCCTGGATGGCCACGACTTGCAGCTCCACTGGGATTCCTGCTTGTAG